In a single window of the Rhodoferax saidenbachensis genome:
- the ppk1 gene encoding polyphosphate kinase 1, whose product MLSLLRKSSPASSKTATPDLLDRDHSLIAFNERVFDWAVRDDVPLMERLRYLCIVSSNLDEFFEVRAEPHLTANRANDHKGVYTVESFERLATSLHDLVGRQYALYNEKLMPAFEKQGIKIVSHGDRNAAQRLWVKQYFEREVRPLLIPVGLDPSHPFPQVANKSLNFIVRLGGKDAFGRENEIAIVKVPRVLPRLIRMPEKVAGGRTLLVSLSSVIRAHLGELFAGRSVGQFSQFRVTRHSDLAVDEDDVKNLRTALRQGLQHRHYGQAVRLEVSAGCSEYLADFLLQQFELPPKALYRVHGPVNLVRLTQLIDLVERPDLCFTPYKASFPFQLNPAHSIFEQLKQRDILIHQPFESFDGVLDFLRQAVHDPQVLAIKQTIYRTGPDSALMDLLREAVRRGKEVTVVVELKARFDEEANINWAEMLESIGAQVVYGVVGLKTHAKMMLVTRREGKALKRYGHLSTGNYNPRTARLYTDLSHITADTALTTDMEQVFVHLASQSKLPPLRKLWMAPFHLQRNLIAKIDALGAAAAQGRSARIVAKMNALTDEALIRSLMRAGRQGVKIDLIVRGACMLPAQVEGHTDNIRVRSVIGRFLEHSRVFYFRDGETEELYLSSADWMNRNMVRRIELAWPVTDVQQRQRIVDECLVAYLHDGVDAWDLGADGRYTRSMPQGDKVAHGAQAALMARYARNEGTQGGN is encoded by the coding sequence ATGTTGTCGCTTCTTCGCAAGTCTTCCCCTGCTTCGTCCAAAACGGCAACACCGGATTTGCTGGACCGGGACCACAGCCTTATCGCTTTCAACGAGCGGGTGTTCGACTGGGCGGTGCGCGACGACGTGCCCCTGATGGAGCGCCTGCGTTACCTGTGTATCGTGTCCAGCAATCTGGACGAGTTTTTTGAAGTCCGTGCCGAGCCGCATTTGACGGCCAACCGGGCCAACGACCACAAGGGTGTGTACACCGTGGAGTCGTTTGAGCGGCTGGCTACCTCCCTGCATGACCTGGTGGGGCGCCAGTACGCGCTGTACAACGAAAAATTGATGCCGGCTTTCGAGAAACAAGGCATCAAGATTGTTTCGCACGGTGACCGCAATGCCGCACAGCGGCTATGGGTCAAGCAGTATTTCGAGCGCGAAGTGCGTCCGCTGCTGATCCCGGTGGGATTGGACCCCTCCCACCCGTTTCCGCAGGTGGCCAACAAGTCGCTCAACTTCATCGTGCGTCTGGGTGGCAAGGATGCGTTCGGGCGCGAAAACGAAATCGCTATCGTCAAGGTGCCGCGCGTACTGCCGCGCCTGATTCGCATGCCTGAAAAGGTGGCCGGTGGGCGTACGTTGCTGGTGTCGCTGTCCAGCGTGATCCGCGCGCATCTGGGTGAGTTGTTTGCGGGGCGCAGCGTCGGCCAGTTTTCCCAGTTCCGCGTAACGCGCCACTCCGACCTCGCGGTGGACGAAGACGACGTAAAGAACCTGCGCACTGCGCTGCGCCAGGGCCTGCAACACCGCCACTATGGCCAGGCCGTGCGGTTGGAAGTGTCGGCGGGTTGCTCGGAATACCTGGCGGACTTTTTGCTGCAGCAGTTTGAGTTGCCGCCCAAGGCGCTGTACCGCGTGCATGGGCCCGTCAACCTAGTGCGCCTGACACAGCTGATCGATTTGGTGGAGCGCCCCGATCTGTGTTTTACGCCTTACAAGGCGTCGTTTCCCTTCCAACTGAACCCTGCACATTCTATTTTTGAGCAGCTCAAGCAGCGCGATATTCTGATTCACCAGCCGTTCGAGAGTTTTGATGGTGTGCTGGACTTTCTGCGCCAGGCCGTGCACGACCCGCAGGTGCTGGCTATCAAGCAGACCATCTACCGCACCGGGCCGGACTCGGCGTTGATGGACCTGTTGCGCGAAGCGGTGCGCCGCGGCAAGGAAGTGACCGTGGTGGTGGAGCTCAAGGCGCGTTTTGACGAAGAGGCCAATATCAACTGGGCCGAGATGCTGGAGTCCATTGGTGCGCAGGTGGTTTACGGCGTGGTGGGGCTGAAGACCCACGCCAAGATGATGCTGGTGACCCGGCGCGAGGGCAAGGCACTCAAGCGCTACGGCCATTTGTCCACTGGCAACTACAACCCGCGTACCGCACGCCTGTACACCGACCTGAGCCACATCACGGCAGACACGGCTCTCACGACGGATATGGAGCAGGTCTTTGTGCACCTGGCCAGCCAGAGCAAGCTGCCGCCCTTGCGCAAGCTGTGGATGGCACCGTTCCATCTGCAACGCAACCTGATTGCCAAGATTGACGCTCTGGGCGCTGCGGCGGCCCAGGGGCGCTCAGCCCGCATTGTGGCCAAGATGAATGCGCTGACTGATGAAGCCCTGATCCGCAGCCTGATGCGGGCCGGGCGCCAGGGCGTGAAGATCGACCTGATCGTGCGGGGTGCCTGCATGCTGCCGGCCCAGGTGGAGGGGCATACTGACAACATCCGTGTGCGCTCGGTGATTGGCCGCTTTCTGGAGCATTCGCGGGTGTTCTATTTCCGCGATGGCGAGACTGAAGAGTTGTACCTGTCGAGTGCCGACTGGATGAACCGCAACATGGTGCGCCGTATTGAGCTGGCCTGGCCGGTGACCGATGTACAGCAGCGCCAGCGTATTGTGGACGAGTGCCTGGTGGCCTATTTGCACGACGGTGTGGATGCCTGGGATCTGGGGGCCGATGGCCGCTACACCCGCAGCATGCCGCAGGGCGACAAGGTTGCGCATGGTGCACAGGCAGCGCTCATGGCGCGTTATGCCCGCAACGAAGGCACACAAGGCGGTAACTGA
- a CDS encoding SixA phosphatase family protein, protein MDLILWRHAEAIDLELVGDDMLRSLTPRGEKQAARMAEWLDRQMPGGAKIWASPALRTEQTARALGRKFKTSPALAPLATVDQLLELTQWPQAKGCVLVVGHQPVLGQAIARLLGLHDSDCAVKKGAVWWLRHRERENGAQTVVVTVQSPEVL, encoded by the coding sequence ATGGACCTGATTTTGTGGCGGCATGCCGAGGCCATTGATCTGGAGCTGGTCGGTGACGACATGCTGCGCAGCCTGACGCCGCGCGGGGAAAAGCAGGCCGCGCGTATGGCCGAATGGCTGGACCGGCAAATGCCCGGCGGCGCCAAGATATGGGCCAGCCCCGCGTTGCGCACCGAACAGACCGCACGCGCGTTGGGGCGCAAGTTCAAGACGTCTCCCGCCCTGGCACCCCTGGCCACCGTAGACCAGTTGCTGGAACTCACCCAATGGCCGCAGGCCAAAGGGTGTGTGCTGGTGGTCGGGCATCAGCCTGTGTTGGGGCAGGCCATTGCCAGACTGCTGGGTTTGCACGACAGCGACTGCGCGGTCAAAAAAGGTGCAGTCTGGTGGCTGCGCCACCGCGAGCGTGAGAACGGTGCCCAGACGGTGGTGGTGACCGTGCAGTCACCCGAAGTGCTCTAG